The Raphanus sativus cultivar WK10039 unplaced genomic scaffold, ASM80110v3 Scaffold1488, whole genome shotgun sequence genome includes the window GTTCTATTCTCCAAATCAACATGACATTCATATATGTCTCCTTTCACAAGCGATCTGAAGTTGTCAATCTTGTAAACCTGAAATCCTTTTGCCTTGACAATTCTCCTATCAATCTTTTTCTCGACCTTGACGGTTAAAGGATCAAGATGCTTCGAGCTTAACAGGTGACACTCGTAGAACCATCGAGTCATAAATTCCCTTATACTATCCAGCAACAGAATAACCGGATATTCTCTAGGTATTCTCAAAAGAGAATTTATCGACTCTGCGGAGTTTGTGGTCCTAATGTCATACCTGGAACCAGGGAAGAGAGAACGACTCCATTTTCGCACATCAGCCTCCTGTAGATATCTCCCGAGCTCTGGACTCATATCAAAAATTTCGGTCATACGTTCCTGAAATTCAAAGTACCTATATGCCTTTGAAGCCTGTTCGACCAACGCTGTCCAACCCTTTCCCTTAAACGATTTAACCACATTGGTCAGCAAGTGATGAATGCAAATTCCATGTGTTGATCGAGGGTAGACAGTCCCAATCGCTTTAGCGATCGATGCATTTCTATCAGAAATAAAAGCCAAGTCCTTGGAGTCAGCTACAACCAAGCTCAACTGTCTAAAGAACCACCCCCATGAATCGTCATTCTCAGAATCAACAACCCCAAATGCAATCGGATACAAATTAGAGTTACCATCAACAGCAGTAGCAACAAGGAGAACtcctttgtatttatttttcagaaaagtTCCATCGACAACAATCACCCTACGCATTGCATTGTAGAACCCTCTAACTGATTGCCCAAACGAGATAAATAGATAGAGGAATCTCCCCTTCTCTGTAGTTTCATATTGATTATGTGTACCAGGATTAGCTTCTTTGATCATatgcaaatattttggtatttttgcaTAGCTCTCATCTGGTATACCTCTAGCAGCTGCAATTGCAAACTCACGAGCTTCCCATGCGTGCCAATAAGTATCTCTCAACTATGCTCCATTCTCATGAATTTAATGATCTCGTTTGCTTTGGGTCCATCATTTGCATCATCAAATCGATGTTTTATCAGTCTTCCAATTGTTCTTGCCGATGCAGTCTTTCCGAATTTGCTTTTCTTTGAAGGAGCACATGAATGTCTTGCCTCACACTTGTTGATCATGAAATATGTAGACCCATCCAGACATTCCGCACGCACACTCCAGTtgcacaatgcatccttacatcGAATATACCACCATTTTTTTGTAG containing:
- the LOC130504313 gene encoding uncharacterized protein LOC130504313 translates to MIKEANPGTHNQYETTEKGRFLYLFISFGQSVRGFYNAMRRVIVVDGTFLKNKYKGVLLVATAVDGNSNLYPIAFGVVDSENDDSWGWFFRQLSLVVADSKDLAFISDRNASIAKAIGTVYPRSTHGICIHHLLTNVVKSFKGKGWTALVEQASKAYRYFEFQERMTEIFDMSPELGRYLQEADVRKWSRSLFPGSRYDIRTTNSAESINSLLRIPREYPVILLLDSIREFMTRWFYECHLLSSKHLDPLTVKVEKKIDRRIVKAKGFQVYKIDNFRSLVKGDIYECHVDLENRTCTCGKYDIGKIPC